The following coding sequences lie in one Spirosoma sp. KUDC1026 genomic window:
- a CDS encoding sugar phosphate isomerase/epimerase family protein: protein MQRRNFLKQSGLMAAGAFTLSQTDLLARPLAKTIDPFGVQLYSVRDVLPKDPKGIMTQLAQMGYKQFESYEGPQGFLWGMTPKDSKSFLNDLGVKMISTHFNFRKHFDEPGGLQKSIDMASEAGLSYLLCPYIGPQKSFDDWKKIADDFNKAGEQVRKAGLKFGYHNHDYSFKPLDGKLPQEYLLANTDPKNVMFELDLCWIDVAGVDTVAHLKKYGKRYELCHIKDYTKENGKPVQNDLGKGAVDFKKTLRTAMDSGIKYFIVEQEEYPQEVMISMKNDAEYMKKLTV, encoded by the coding sequence ATGCAACGACGTAATTTCCTGAAACAGTCTGGTCTGATGGCCGCTGGTGCGTTTACCCTTAGCCAAACAGACTTACTGGCCCGCCCCCTGGCTAAAACCATCGATCCATTCGGTGTCCAGTTGTACAGTGTCCGTGATGTATTACCCAAGGATCCGAAAGGCATTATGACCCAGCTGGCGCAGATGGGCTACAAACAGTTTGAGAGCTATGAAGGGCCACAGGGCTTTCTGTGGGGCATGACGCCGAAGGATAGCAAGTCGTTCCTGAACGATCTGGGCGTTAAAATGATCAGTACGCACTTCAACTTCCGGAAGCATTTCGACGAACCCGGTGGCCTCCAGAAAAGCATTGATATGGCCAGCGAAGCCGGTCTGTCGTATCTTCTTTGCCCATACATTGGCCCGCAGAAGTCGTTCGACGACTGGAAGAAAATTGCCGACGACTTCAACAAAGCTGGTGAGCAGGTTCGCAAAGCCGGTCTGAAATTCGGTTACCACAACCACGACTACTCATTCAAACCCCTCGACGGCAAACTGCCGCAGGAATACCTGCTGGCTAACACCGATCCGAAGAACGTTATGTTCGAGCTGGACCTGTGCTGGATCGACGTAGCGGGCGTCGATACCGTAGCGCATCTGAAGAAATACGGCAAACGCTACGAACTGTGCCACATTAAAGATTACACAAAAGAAAACGGCAAACCTGTTCAGAACGATCTGGGTAAAGGCGCCGTCGATTTCAAGAAAACGCTACGTACGGCTATGGACAGCGGCATTAAGTATTTCATCGTTGAACAAGAAGAATACCCACAAGAGGTTATGATCAGCATGAAAAACGATGCCGAGTACATGAAAAAACTGACGGTTTAA
- a CDS encoding Dabb family protein, whose amino-acid sequence MNAKVKGYTLIIMLLGAFALTVYGAYSPARKAQKQQIVCIKYKNGVDTKAVEQQMSAFAMMKHEVPQIISYKSGRTILPNQSTADYDVVHYLTFQSEDDIKLFENSTVYRQFLTENKATWANTLTINADIRQ is encoded by the coding sequence ATGAATGCTAAAGTAAAAGGCTACACTTTAATTATTATGTTACTGGGTGCTTTTGCCCTAACGGTTTATGGTGCCTACTCACCGGCAAGAAAGGCCCAAAAACAACAAATTGTATGCATCAAATACAAAAATGGTGTTGATACTAAAGCGGTTGAACAACAAATGAGCGCCTTCGCGATGATGAAACACGAGGTTCCGCAAATTATCAGCTACAAATCAGGGCGTACGATCCTGCCCAATCAATCAACGGCCGATTATGACGTCGTTCATTATCTGACCTTTCAGAGCGAGGACGACATCAAGCTTTTTGAAAACAGCACCGTCTATAGGCAATTCCTGACTGAAAACAAGGCAACCTGGGCGAATACGTTGACAATCAACGCAGATATTCGCCAGTAA
- a CDS encoding zinc dependent phospholipase C family protein codes for MYNRFILILVLLALIYSLSAQAARLKSNRKQPQWGFYAHKQINRLAIFTLPPEMMPFFKKHVDFLTDNAVNPDRRRYAVVGEAPRHFIDLDAYADTSAVTLPRYHKDAVNQYGEDTLALHGVVPWQIQLTKYQLTEAFRQRNVRRILRVAADLGHYIADANVPLHTTRNYNGQLTNQQGIHGFWESRLPELYSLDYDVLTGQAEYVYAPQKQAWRAVFNAHAALDSVLRFEQELTAAVGENRKYGFEERNGQTTKVYSADFSRQYHERLQGQVARQMRASIKMIGDFWYTCWVDAGQPDMRALANYELTEIEQTEDAEEKKNWLQRLFSAREEGN; via the coding sequence ATGTACAACAGATTTATTCTGATTCTTGTTCTGCTTGCGCTTATTTATTCTTTGTCGGCTCAGGCTGCCAGGCTGAAATCAAATCGTAAACAGCCACAGTGGGGTTTTTATGCACACAAGCAGATTAACCGATTGGCAATCTTTACGTTGCCACCGGAGATGATGCCTTTTTTCAAGAAGCACGTTGATTTTCTGACCGATAATGCGGTGAATCCAGACAGGCGCCGGTACGCAGTCGTGGGCGAAGCGCCCCGCCATTTTATCGATCTGGATGCCTACGCCGATACCAGTGCTGTTACGTTGCCCCGATACCATAAGGATGCCGTCAACCAGTACGGAGAGGATACCCTGGCGCTGCATGGCGTCGTACCCTGGCAGATTCAGCTAACGAAATACCAGTTGACTGAAGCGTTCCGACAGCGGAATGTTCGTCGGATTCTGCGCGTAGCCGCTGATCTGGGACACTACATCGCCGATGCTAATGTGCCATTACACACGACCCGTAATTATAACGGGCAGCTAACGAACCAGCAGGGAATTCACGGCTTCTGGGAGTCGCGGTTGCCGGAGTTATATAGTCTTGATTACGATGTACTAACCGGCCAGGCTGAGTACGTATACGCACCCCAGAAGCAGGCCTGGCGTGCTGTGTTCAATGCCCATGCCGCCCTGGATTCGGTGCTGCGATTTGAGCAGGAGTTGACGGCGGCAGTGGGAGAGAACCGGAAATACGGATTCGAAGAACGTAACGGGCAGACGACAAAAGTATACTCCGCTGATTTTTCGCGGCAGTACCATGAACGATTGCAGGGGCAGGTTGCCCGGCAGATGCGGGCGTCGATCAAGATGATCGGTGATTTCTGGTACACCTGCTGGGTTGATGCCGGGCAGCCTGACATGCGGGCGCTCGCTAACTATGAACTGACCGAAATCGAGCAAACAGAAGATGCCGAGGAGAAAAAAAACTGGTTACAGCGGTTGTTCTCGGCGCGGGAGGAAGGAAATTAA